Proteins encoded together in one Streptomyces sp. NA04227 window:
- a CDS encoding ABC transporter ATP-binding protein, producing the protein MTGPAADQDPAPAPAAKDSAAREVRGARLTLDGVTLGRPGRPALREVDLEVAAGQIVTVVGPSGCGKSTLLRTLAGLLAPLDGRVGQDGAPLTGPSADRALVFQEDALLPWRTLRANVELPLAIKGLARRERRVRATEWLERVGLGDRPRQLPHRVSGGQRQRVQLARALAAEPRAVLMDEPFGALDVRTRTEMQDLLIEVLRGTGATVVFVTHDVDEALFLGDRLVLLGQGELLSVHEVPHPRDRDARDAPATAALRKEVVAALGSAQS; encoded by the coding sequence GTGACGGGACCGGCCGCAGACCAGGACCCGGCTCCGGCTCCGGCCGCGAAGGATTCCGCGGCCCGCGAGGTGCGCGGCGCACGACTGACCCTCGACGGGGTCACGCTGGGCCGCCCCGGCCGTCCGGCGCTGCGCGAGGTCGACCTGGAGGTGGCGGCCGGGCAGATCGTCACGGTCGTGGGGCCCTCCGGCTGCGGCAAGTCGACGCTGCTGCGCACGCTGGCCGGGCTGCTCGCGCCGCTCGACGGTCGCGTCGGCCAGGACGGGGCGCCGCTGACCGGCCCCTCCGCCGACCGGGCTCTGGTCTTCCAGGAGGACGCGCTGCTGCCCTGGCGGACATTGCGCGCGAACGTCGAACTCCCCCTAGCCATCAAGGGGTTGGCTCGGAGGGAACGTCGTGTGCGGGCCACCGAGTGGCTGGAGCGGGTGGGGCTCGGCGACCGGCCGCGCCAGCTCCCGCACCGGGTCTCCGGCGGCCAGCGCCAACGCGTGCAGCTCGCCCGCGCCCTGGCCGCCGAACCGCGCGCGGTGCTCATGGACGAACCCTTCGGCGCGCTGGACGTCCGGACCAGGACCGAGATGCAGGACCTGCTCATCGAGGTACTGCGCGGCACCGGCGCCACGGTCGTCTTCGTCACCCACGACGTGGACGAGGCCCTCTTCCTCGGCGACCGCCTCGTACTCCTGGGTCAGGGCGAGCTGCTCTCCGTCCACGAGGTCCCGCACCCGCGCGACCGGGACGCCCGCGACGCACCCGCGACAGCGGCCCTGCGCAAGGAAGTTGTGGCCGCCCTGGGCTCCGCCCAGTCCTGA
- a CDS encoding ABC transporter permease yields MRWYRYALRVLSLAVALGLWQFLTSRDVNLWLRFEQFPTVTDVAHAFGDRLGTGAYWQDLTDSVRRIVVGFALAAVLGVIVGTATARSRLAEDLIGPLVEVVRPIPAIALVPVAILLFPSNEQGIVFITCTAAFFPVLVSTRHAVRALAPVWEEAVRTMGGSRPRVLFSVVLPGALPGIFGGLSVGIGVSWICVISAEMISGEYGVGYRTWQDYTVVDYPGVFVGMVTIGALGWLTSTAVEVTGRRATRWLPGRGEGGK; encoded by the coding sequence ATGAGGTGGTACCGCTACGCGCTGCGGGTGCTGTCGCTGGCCGTGGCGCTGGGCCTGTGGCAGTTCCTGACCTCGCGGGACGTGAATCTGTGGCTGCGCTTCGAGCAGTTCCCGACCGTGACGGACGTCGCGCACGCCTTCGGTGACCGGCTCGGCACCGGCGCGTACTGGCAGGACCTGACGGACAGCGTCCGGCGTATCGTCGTCGGTTTCGCCCTCGCGGCGGTGCTCGGCGTGATCGTCGGCACCGCGACCGCGCGCTCTCGGCTGGCCGAGGACCTGATCGGGCCGCTGGTCGAAGTGGTGCGGCCGATCCCGGCGATCGCCCTCGTACCGGTGGCGATCCTGCTGTTCCCGAGCAACGAGCAGGGCATCGTCTTCATCACCTGCACCGCCGCGTTCTTCCCGGTCCTGGTCTCCACCCGGCACGCGGTGCGCGCGCTGGCACCGGTCTGGGAGGAGGCCGTGCGCACCATGGGCGGCTCGCGCCCGCGGGTGCTGTTCTCGGTGGTACTGCCGGGCGCGCTGCCGGGGATCTTCGGCGGGCTCTCGGTCGGCATCGGGGTGTCGTGGATCTGTGTGATCTCGGCGGAGATGATCTCGGGCGAGTACGGAGTCGGCTACCGCACCTGGCAGGACTACACGGTCGTGGACTACCCGGGCGTCTTCGTCGGGATGGTCACGATCGGCGCGCTCGGCTGGCTGACCTCCACCGCCGTGGAAGTGACCGGACGCCGGGCCACCCGATGGCTGCCCGGCCGTGGGGAGGGCGGCAAGTGA
- a CDS encoding ABC transporter substrate-binding protein: MSHRSFTRTHQRPAGTARPALTLPLVLPLTLALALPLAGCGSSGDDSTVTVTVGYQSKTINTVTAGTLLRSLGAFEKELKALGKRDGKTYKVEWQDYATGAPITAQMTAGKIDIGSMGDFPLLINAARGKQLNRPTKLVSVTGYNLRGGLNTVVTKPGSKLKTLTDLKGKKVSTSVGSAADGTLVRALQRAGLDADEDIRKLNQQPAVGASALGSGGADALSQFVAWPGLLVHQDKAQALYDGAELNLPTFHGVTAREDFAKDKPAVLEAFLRAQNTATDYLHSHPVAAAEKVAEATKLPAEVVYLYNGAHGIATFDPTVKPQLVAALKKDVPVLASAGLVKDVDVDGFVDDRYVKRALGAAPYAQQLAKTGPKARSELWETGAGRTRSFASPDLLLKAVGAADPKRIRAAYVPDAVTGTLWFADKAVWVREATGSGKGQQDSGNGEFKAFVTPAGAAAYVAEHPGARTVSYAKAVKSAGGGGS; the protein is encoded by the coding sequence ATGTCACACAGGTCTTTTACCCGCACCCACCAACGCCCTGCGGGCACCGCACGCCCCGCGCTCACCCTCCCCCTCGTCCTCCCCCTCACCCTCGCGCTCGCCCTCCCGCTGGCCGGGTGCGGGTCCTCCGGCGACGACTCGACCGTCACCGTCACGGTCGGCTACCAGTCCAAGACCATCAACACCGTGACGGCCGGGACCCTGTTGCGCTCCCTCGGCGCCTTCGAGAAGGAGCTGAAGGCGCTGGGCAAGCGGGACGGCAAGACCTACAAGGTGGAGTGGCAGGACTACGCGACCGGGGCGCCGATCACCGCGCAGATGACGGCGGGGAAGATCGACATCGGTTCGATGGGCGACTTCCCGTTGCTGATCAACGCCGCCCGTGGCAAGCAGCTGAACCGTCCCACCAAGTTGGTCTCGGTGACCGGCTACAACCTGCGCGGCGGCCTCAACACCGTGGTCACCAAGCCGGGTTCGAAGCTGAAGACGCTGACCGACCTGAAGGGCAAGAAGGTCTCCACGAGCGTCGGTTCGGCGGCGGACGGCACACTCGTACGGGCGCTGCAGCGTGCCGGTCTGGACGCGGACGAGGACATCCGCAAGCTCAACCAGCAGCCGGCGGTGGGTGCTTCTGCGCTGGGCTCGGGCGGCGCGGACGCGCTGTCGCAGTTCGTGGCCTGGCCCGGGCTGCTCGTCCACCAGGACAAGGCGCAGGCCCTGTACGACGGTGCCGAGTTGAACCTCCCCACCTTCCACGGGGTCACCGCCCGCGAGGACTTCGCCAAGGACAAGCCGGCCGTACTGGAGGCCTTCCTGCGGGCACAGAACACGGCGACCGACTATCTGCACAGCCACCCGGTGGCCGCCGCCGAGAAGGTCGCGGAGGCTACCAAGCTGCCCGCCGAGGTGGTGTACCTCTACAACGGCGCGCACGGCATCGCGACCTTCGACCCGACGGTGAAGCCGCAGCTGGTGGCCGCCCTGAAGAAGGACGTACCGGTGCTCGCGTCGGCCGGTCTGGTCAAGGACGTCGACGTCGACGGCTTCGTCGACGACCGGTACGTCAAGCGCGCGCTCGGCGCCGCCCCGTACGCCCAGCAGCTCGCGAAGACCGGCCCGAAGGCGCGGAGCGAACTGTGGGAAACCGGTGCCGGCCGCACCCGTTCCTTCGCCTCACCGGACCTGCTCCTCAAGGCGGTTGGCGCTGCGGACCCCAAGCGGATACGGGCGGCCTACGTACCCGACGCGGTCACCGGAACCCTGTGGTTCGCCGACAAGGCGGTATGGGTGCGCGAGGCGACCGGCAGTGGAAAGGGTCAACAGGACTCCGGTAACGGCGAGTTCAAGGCCTTCGTGACTCCGGCGGGGGCGGCGGCGTACGTGGCCGAGCACCCCGGCGCCCGTACCGTGTCGTACGCCAAGGCGGTCAAGTCCGCCGGAGGTGGCGGGTCATGA
- a CDS encoding ferredoxin family protein: MPLVPQRADVPVTIDESKCIDGCTLCVDMCPLDSLAIHEESGKAYMHVDECWYCGPCAARCPTGAVTVNMPYLLR; this comes from the coding sequence ATGCCCTTGGTGCCCCAGCGGGCCGATGTGCCCGTGACCATCGACGAGTCGAAGTGCATCGACGGCTGCACCCTGTGCGTCGACATGTGTCCGCTGGACTCCCTCGCCATCCACGAGGAGAGCGGCAAGGCCTATATGCACGTGGACGAGTGCTGGTACTGCGGCCCGTGCGCGGCCCGCTGTCCCACCGGAGCCGTCACGGTCAACATGCCCTATCTGCTCCGCTGA
- a CDS encoding GntR family transcriptional regulator yields the protein MSAERIREHAGAGARTVAAHRRRLRADRARQLADLLRRQVLTGGYAEGVLPHEAALADEYGATRNTVRQALGLLSSEGLVKRLPGVGTVVVADKCTHGLERLMGLAETLREQGRVTNEVRTVGPVPASLPVAERLRVPPGEDVLYIERLRSLNGIPLSLDLTYLPLDIGTGLLGADLEHNDVFRLLEALTGTALGHAEITLEAVTADAHSAAVLGAPRGAAVLMLERLTHLADGRPVDLEFIRFRGDRISMSGLLHRSSGDLLASGSPSASEAAPRSCRCR from the coding sequence ATGTCAGCCGAACGCATTCGTGAGCACGCCGGAGCAGGGGCGCGAACCGTCGCCGCGCACCGGCGGCGGCTGCGTGCGGACCGTGCGCGGCAGCTCGCGGACCTGCTGCGTCGGCAGGTACTGACCGGGGGGTACGCGGAGGGGGTGCTGCCGCACGAGGCGGCGCTCGCCGACGAGTACGGGGCGACCCGCAACACCGTGCGGCAGGCGCTCGGACTGCTCAGTTCCGAGGGTCTGGTGAAGCGGTTGCCGGGGGTCGGGACGGTCGTGGTGGCCGACAAGTGCACCCACGGTCTGGAACGGCTGATGGGCCTCGCCGAGACCCTGCGGGAACAGGGCAGGGTCACCAACGAGGTCCGTACGGTCGGGCCGGTCCCCGCTTCGCTGCCGGTGGCCGAACGCCTCCGGGTGCCGCCGGGCGAGGACGTGCTGTACATCGAACGGCTGCGGAGCCTGAACGGCATCCCGCTCTCGCTCGACCTGACCTATCTGCCGCTGGACATCGGCACCGGGCTGCTCGGCGCCGACCTGGAACACAACGACGTCTTCCGGCTCCTGGAAGCCCTCACGGGCACCGCTCTCGGGCATGCCGAGATCACCCTGGAGGCGGTGACGGCGGACGCCCACTCGGCGGCGGTGCTCGGGGCTCCGCGCGGCGCTGCCGTGTTGATGCTGGAACGCCTCACCCATCTCGCCGACGGACGCCCGGTGGACCTGGAGTTCATCCGCTTCCGCGGCGACCGGATCAGTATGAGCGGCCTGTTGCACCGCTCCAGCGGTGACCTTCTCGCGAGCGGCTCCCCGAGCGCGAGCGAGGCCGCCCCCCGCTCCTGCCGCTGCCGCTGA
- a CDS encoding SDR family NAD(P)-dependent oxidoreductase translates to MSRPVTIVTGGSRGIGAAICVRLAAEGHDLVLGYHSDGWAAEETAAQVRTAGVRCLPLRVDVAQETEVERTFDRAATELGPVTGLVNNAGVTGVTGPLAKAQTEDLRSVLDVNVLGVLLTCRRAARDMTAAGGGAIVNISSAAATLGSPDEYVHYAASKAAVDALTLGLAKELGPDGIRVNAVAPGVVNSGIHAAMGDPDRAARIGATSPLRRPGEPEEIAHAVAWLLSPEASFTTGAVLRVAGGR, encoded by the coding sequence GTGTCGCGTCCGGTCACCATCGTCACGGGCGGCAGCCGCGGAATCGGCGCCGCCATCTGCGTCCGACTCGCCGCCGAGGGACACGATCTCGTCCTCGGCTACCACTCCGACGGCTGGGCCGCGGAGGAGACCGCCGCCCAGGTCCGCACGGCCGGAGTGCGCTGCCTGCCGCTGCGCGTCGACGTCGCCCAGGAGACGGAGGTGGAACGGACCTTCGACCGCGCCGCCACCGAACTCGGCCCCGTCACCGGCCTGGTCAACAACGCGGGCGTCACCGGCGTCACGGGACCGCTGGCCAAGGCCCAGACCGAGGACCTGCGCAGCGTCCTCGACGTCAACGTCCTCGGCGTCCTGCTCACCTGCCGCCGCGCCGCCCGCGACATGACCGCCGCGGGCGGCGGCGCCATCGTCAACATCTCCTCCGCCGCGGCCACCCTCGGCAGCCCCGACGAGTACGTCCACTACGCGGCCAGCAAAGCGGCCGTCGACGCCCTGACCCTCGGCCTCGCCAAGGAACTCGGCCCCGACGGCATCCGCGTCAACGCGGTCGCCCCCGGCGTCGTCAACTCCGGCATCCACGCCGCCATGGGCGACCCGGACCGGGCGGCACGCATCGGGGCTACCTCGCCCCTGCGCCGCCCCGGCGAACCGGAGGAGATCGCCCACGCGGTGGCGTGGTTGCTGTCGCCGGAGGCTTCGTTCACTACGGGGGCGGTTTTGCGGGTGGCTGGGGGTAGGTGA
- the fahA gene encoding fumarylacetoacetase, with translation MSEQQAQTTPFDLPEDHPFGPHNLPYGVFTPAESDAPRVGVRLGDYVLDAGAVAAALGSAHAAVLARPSLNPLLAAGRATWTEVRAALISWVTEEAHRAIVTPHFHALADVSLHLPFEVADYVDFYASENHARNVGQIFRPDAEDSLTPNWKHLPIGYHGRSGTVVVSGTEVVRPSGQRKAPTDPTPVFGPSVRLDIEAEVGFVVGVPTQLGETVALADFREHVFGLTLLNDWSARDIQAWEYVPLGPFLGKSFATSVSAWITPLEALEEARIAPPARTHALLPYLDDTTEELKGEPGGYDLRITVAINGHTVSEPPFSTMYWTAAQQLTHMTVNGASLRTGDLYGSGTVSGETEAERGSLLELTWNGKQPLELPDGKRAFLEDGDEVTMTAWAPGPNGTRVELGEVRGRITGAR, from the coding sequence ATGTCCGAGCAGCAGGCGCAGACCACCCCGTTCGACCTCCCCGAAGACCACCCCTTCGGGCCGCACAACCTCCCGTACGGGGTGTTCACCCCCGCCGAGTCCGACGCCCCCCGCGTGGGCGTCCGCCTCGGTGACTACGTACTCGACGCCGGTGCCGTGGCCGCCGCGCTCGGTTCGGCGCACGCCGCCGTGCTGGCGCGGCCCAGTCTCAACCCGCTGCTCGCCGCCGGGCGTGCGACCTGGACCGAGGTCCGGGCCGCGCTGATCTCGTGGGTGACCGAGGAGGCGCACCGGGCGATCGTCACGCCGCACTTCCACGCCCTCGCGGACGTGAGCCTCCACCTCCCCTTCGAGGTGGCGGACTACGTCGACTTCTACGCGTCCGAGAACCACGCCCGTAACGTCGGGCAGATCTTCCGGCCGGACGCCGAGGACTCGCTGACGCCCAACTGGAAGCACCTGCCGATCGGTTACCACGGGCGGTCGGGCACCGTCGTCGTCTCCGGCACCGAGGTCGTGCGTCCCTCCGGGCAGCGCAAGGCGCCGACCGACCCGACGCCGGTGTTCGGTCCTTCCGTACGGCTCGACATCGAGGCCGAGGTCGGATTCGTGGTCGGTGTGCCCACGCAGCTCGGCGAGACCGTCGCCCTCGCCGACTTCCGGGAGCACGTCTTCGGGCTGACGCTGCTCAACGACTGGTCGGCCCGGGACATCCAGGCGTGGGAGTACGTGCCGCTGGGCCCGTTCCTCGGGAAGTCGTTCGCCACCTCGGTCTCCGCGTGGATCACGCCGTTGGAGGCGCTGGAGGAGGCCCGTATCGCGCCGCCCGCGCGGACGCACGCGCTGCTGCCCTACCTGGACGACACCACCGAGGAGCTGAAGGGCGAGCCGGGCGGGTACGACCTGCGGATCACCGTGGCGATCAACGGGCACACGGTCTCCGAGCCGCCGTTCTCGACCATGTACTGGACGGCGGCGCAGCAGCTCACGCACATGACGGTCAACGGCGCTTCGCTGCGTACCGGCGACCTGTACGGCTCCGGCACGGTCAGCGGCGAGACCGAGGCCGAGCGCGGCTCGCTGCTCGAACTGACCTGGAACGGCAAGCAGCCCCTCGAACTCCCCGACGGCAAGCGGGCGTTCCTGGAGGACGGCGACGAGGTCACCATGACCGCCTGGGCACCGGGGCCGAACGGCACCCGGGTCGAGCTGGGCGAGGTGCGGGGGCGGATCACGGGGGCTCGCTGA